In Rothia mucilaginosa, one genomic interval encodes:
- a CDS encoding holo-ACP synthase: MIMGIGVDTVNIERFERIVTETPAFVRRVFTPNERTRNVRSQAVRFAAKEAVAKVLGAPAGLNWQDCEVATAESGQPYLIIQGTIARRAKELGINRIHLSLTHDEPMAIAIATAEYLSDAELAHLQKFNPESYRLSVIAGDDTPDEN; encoded by the coding sequence ATGATCATGGGAATCGGCGTAGATACCGTCAACATTGAACGATTCGAACGAATCGTCACCGAAACACCCGCCTTCGTCCGCCGCGTCTTCACCCCCAACGAACGCACCCGAAACGTACGCTCCCAAGCCGTACGATTTGCCGCCAAAGAAGCCGTCGCAAAAGTACTTGGAGCACCCGCCGGACTCAACTGGCAAGACTGTGAAGTCGCTACTGCCGAAAGCGGCCAGCCCTACCTCATCATTCAGGGCACCATCGCCCGCCGAGCCAAAGAACTCGGCATCAACCGCATCCACCTCTCGCTGACCCACGACGAACCCATGGCTATCGCCATCGCAACCGCCGAATACCTCAGCGACGCAGAACTGGCGCACCTGCAAAAGTTCAACCCCGAAAGCTACCGACTCAGCGTCATCGCCGGCGACGATACCCCCGACGAAAACTAA
- the glmS gene encoding glutamine--fructose-6-phosphate transaminase (isomerizing) has product MCGIVGYVGLDTAPDGNKFDHNAYDVVLEGLRRQEYRGYDSAGVALVCPDGIVFRKKAGKLLNLENEVKEHPLPDSQIGIGHTRWATHGGPTDNNAHPHVVDNGRLAVVHNGIIENFAELRAELLAEGVEFASQTDTEVAAATIASIYNKLGTGDLTEAVRVASNRLEGAFTILAIHADHPDRVVATRRNSPLVIGLGENENFLGSDVSAFIDYTKEAVEMGQDQIVTITGTDYSIIDFEGNPAEGKPFHIEWDAAAAEKGGYNSFMEKEIHEQPAAVEQTLMGRLDENGNLTLDELNIDDSVLRSIDKIIVVACGTAAYAGQVARYAIEHWCRIPTEVELAHEFRYRDPIVNEKTLIVALSQSGETMDTLMAVRHAREQGAKVISICNTHGSTLPRESDAALYTHAGPEIAVASTKAFLAQITAAYLLGLYLAQLRGNKYKDEIASILAELQNMPAKIQKVIDNDTQVKELGVEMKDASSVIFLGRHVGFPVAMEGALKLKEITYIHAEGFAAGELKHGPIALIDEGQPVIVVVPSANGRDSLHGKVVSNIQEVRARGAFTIVIAEEGDEAVKPYADRLITVPACPSLLQPLLATVPLQIFACALAEAKGLDVDQPRNLAKSVTVE; this is encoded by the coding sequence ATGTGTGGAATCGTAGGATATGTAGGTCTGGACACTGCTCCGGACGGTAACAAGTTTGACCACAACGCATACGATGTGGTCCTCGAAGGTCTGCGCCGCCAGGAATACCGCGGCTATGACTCTGCTGGCGTGGCACTCGTATGCCCCGACGGCATCGTATTCCGTAAGAAGGCAGGCAAGCTCCTGAACCTCGAAAACGAGGTCAAGGAACACCCCCTGCCGGACTCTCAGATTGGTATCGGTCACACCCGTTGGGCAACCCACGGTGGACCCACCGACAACAACGCTCACCCCCACGTTGTCGACAACGGCCGCCTCGCCGTCGTACACAACGGTATTATCGAAAACTTCGCAGAACTGCGTGCCGAACTGCTCGCCGAAGGTGTAGAGTTCGCATCTCAGACCGACACCGAGGTAGCTGCAGCAACCATCGCAAGCATTTACAACAAGCTCGGTACCGGTGACCTCACCGAGGCAGTACGCGTTGCATCCAACCGCCTGGAAGGTGCGTTCACCATCCTGGCTATCCATGCCGACCACCCGGACCGCGTTGTGGCAACCCGCCGCAACTCCCCGCTGGTCATCGGCCTGGGCGAGAACGAGAACTTCCTCGGTTCGGACGTTTCCGCGTTCATTGACTACACCAAGGAAGCCGTCGAGATGGGTCAGGACCAGATCGTGACCATCACCGGCACCGACTACTCCATCATCGACTTCGAAGGCAACCCCGCAGAGGGCAAGCCCTTCCACATCGAATGGGACGCAGCGGCAGCTGAAAAGGGCGGCTACAACTCCTTCATGGAGAAGGAAATCCACGAGCAGCCCGCAGCGGTAGAACAGACCCTCATGGGCCGCCTGGATGAGAACGGCAACCTTACCCTCGACGAGCTGAACATCGACGATTCGGTGTTGCGCTCGATCGACAAGATCATCGTCGTCGCATGTGGTACCGCAGCATACGCAGGCCAGGTGGCGCGCTACGCCATCGAGCACTGGTGCCGCATCCCCACCGAGGTTGAGCTCGCACACGAGTTCCGCTACCGCGACCCCATCGTGAACGAGAAGACCCTCATCGTGGCACTCTCGCAGTCCGGTGAAACCATGGACACCCTGATGGCAGTGCGCCACGCACGCGAACAGGGCGCAAAGGTTATCTCCATCTGCAACACCCACGGCTCGACCCTGCCCCGCGAATCCGACGCTGCGCTGTACACCCACGCAGGCCCCGAAATCGCAGTGGCATCCACCAAGGCATTCCTGGCACAGATCACCGCAGCATACCTGCTCGGCCTGTACCTGGCACAGCTACGCGGCAACAAGTACAAGGACGAAATCGCTTCGATCCTCGCCGAGCTGCAGAACATGCCCGCAAAGATTCAGAAGGTCATCGACAACGACACCCAGGTCAAGGAACTGGGCGTCGAAATGAAGGATGCCTCCTCCGTGATCTTCCTCGGCCGCCACGTGGGCTTCCCCGTAGCAATGGAAGGCGCACTCAAGCTCAAGGAAATCACCTACATCCACGCTGAAGGCTTCGCAGCAGGCGAGCTCAAGCACGGCCCCATCGCACTGATCGATGAAGGCCAGCCGGTCATCGTAGTGGTTCCCTCCGCAAACGGTCGCGACTCCCTGCACGGCAAGGTCGTCTCCAACATTCAGGAAGTGCGCGCTCGCGGCGCCTTCACCATCGTCATCGCCGAGGAAGGCGACGAGGCCGTCAAGCCCTACGCAGACCGCCTCATCACCGTCCCGGCATGCCCCTCGCTGTTGCAGCCCCTGCTGGCAACCGTGCCCCTGCAGATTTTCGCATGCGCACTGGCAGAAGCTAAGGGCCTGGACGTTGACCAGCCGCGTAACCTTGCAAAGTCCGTGACCGTGGAGTAA